A stretch of the Argentina anserina chromosome 6, drPotAnse1.1, whole genome shotgun sequence genome encodes the following:
- the LOC126798631 gene encoding uncharacterized protein LOC126798631 produces the protein MANVPVGFRFHPTDEELIRHYLYLKNKDNKGADEEAAAAVVPEYDLYGEAEPWAIWEANGGADLYDQDLFFFTKLKKVNPHGTRINRKIGTGTWSEGEPSRPILVEEKNNKKTSIGRKRKFRYENKSSGQHGCWYMEEYSLEGIRSAEYVICRLRENNRSGGGTGGNRDLLALSVAASMEASGPIPVGFRFHPTDQELICYFLYNKNKGKGSRGLSQFMAEVVEAEEEKTMALPAPEEPPLATEEDKDNSNEKKNDEAAAAAILAEEDEKKKEEEEKEKNKEGEGQAASLPLLEYWKNKEDEQKGVAVPSKEAGTEEVVAVGEEEEEVPKKENHFLHEFDLFGSTEPWEIWEMFKGAELCNQDLFFFTQLKKVNPKGSRIGRKVGSGGTWSEGDVSKPIVDDRTGNPIGRKRKLRYEKVGSPHHACWYLDEYSLLDADIGDYVICRLRKNDKLAAAAFASGEAASNRKRKSAPSAAPTAPAKESKHPPPTAEESIPPPTTAEESNHPPVIAEESNHPPATTEESDRPPATAEELYHPTPTAEESNRPPTTAEKSKHSSTTAERSNPEEEDSNSSRVKRRRYTGFTQVEEAAADVLMNMANSTLNHNTLKLFGIEIDSTPTIGGK, from the coding sequence ATGGCCAACGTTCCGGTAGGTTTCCGGTTCCACCCGACCGACGAGGAGCTCATCCGCCACTACCTCTACCTGAAGAACAAGGACAACAAGGGGGCAGATGAGGAGGCCGCGGCGGCGGTGGTGCCGGAGTATGACCTGTACGGCGAGGCGGAGCCGTGGGCGATTTGGGAAGCCAACGGCGGCGCCGATCTGTACGACCAGGACTTGTTCTTCTTTACAAAGCTCAAGAAGGTGAACCCGCACGGGACGCGGATTAATCGGAAGATTGGGACGGGGACCTGGAGCGAAGGCGAGCCGTCGAGGCCGATtttggtggaggagaagaacAACAAGAAGACCTCAATCGGTCGGAAGAGGAAATTCCGGTATGAGAACAAGAGCTCCGGACAGCACGGGTGCTGGTACATGGAGGAGTACAGCCTCGAGGGAATCAGATCGGCCGAATACGTCATTTGCCGGCTGCGGGAGAACAACAGATCTGGCGGAGGCACCGGTGGGAATAGGGATCTGTTGGCCTTATCGGTGGCGGCGTCTATGGAAGCTTCCGGGCCCATTCCGGTTGGGTTTCGGTTTCATCCTACCGATCAGGAGCTGATCTGTTATTTTCTGTACAATAAGAACAAGGGGAAAGGCAGCCGGGGGCTGTCGCAGTTCATGGCGGAGGTGGTCGAGGCGGAGGAGGAGAAAACTATGGCCTTACCGGCGCCGGAGGAGCCTCCGTTGGCGACGGAGGAGGACAAAGACAACAGCAACGAGAAGAAGAACGACgaagcggcggcggcggcgataTTAGCGGAGGAGgatgagaagaagaaggaggaggaagagaaggaGAAAAACAAGGAGGGAGAGGGGCAAGCGGCTTCTTTGCCGTTACTGGAGTACTGGAAGAACAAGGAGGATGAGCAGAAAGGGGTGGCGGTGCCGTCAAAGGAGGCGGGGACGGAGGAGGTAGTGGCGGtgggggaggaggaggaggaggtacCTAAGAAAGAGAATCACTTTTTACATGAGTTTGATCTGTTTGGAAGCACAGAGCCTTGGGAGATATGGGAAATGTTCAAGGGAGCTGAGTTGTGTAACCAGGACTTGTTCTTCTTTACACAATTGAAGAAGGTGAACCCCAAGGGGTCGCGCATTGGCCGCAAGGTTGGGTCCGGTGGTACTTGGAGCGAAGGAGATGTCTCCAAGCCCATCGTTGATGACAGAACTGGAAATCCCATTGGCCGAAAGAGGAAGTTGAGGTATGAGAAAGTTGGCTCCCCACACCATGCTTGTTGGTATTTGGATGAGTATAGTCTGCTTGATGCTGATATTGGAGATTATGTAATTTGTCGACTCCGAAAGAATGACAAGTTAGCAGCAGCAGCATTCGCATCCGGTGAAGCAGCCAGCAACAGGAAGAGGAAGTCCGCTCCGTCCGCTGCTCCTACCGCTCCTGCAAAAGAATCAAAACACCCTCCCCCTACTGCAGAAGAATCAATTCCCCCTCCCACAACTGCAGAGGAGTCAAATCACCCTCCTGTGATTGCAGAAGAATCAAACCACCCTCCTGCGACTACAGAAGAATCGGATCGCCCTCCCGCGACTGCAGAAGAATTATATCATCCTACCCCAACTGCAGAAGAATCAAATCGCCCTCCCACAACTGCAGAAAAGTCAAAGCATTCTTCCACCACTGCAGAAAGATCAAATCCGGAGGAGGAGGACTCAAACTCGTCAAGGGTAAAGCGGAGAAGATATACAGGGTTCACACAAGTAGAGGAAGCTGCAGCAGATGTGTTGATGAATATGGCTAACAGCACCCTCAACCACAACACATTGAAACTCTTCGGTATTGAAATTGATTCTACTCCAACTATAGGAGGAAAATGA
- the LOC126798629 gene encoding probable L-type lectin-domain containing receptor kinase VII.2 — protein sequence MHVALNAFPYSTRTMILLCKLALMSSRPIPFLSLKISTILIQIALILSCLSNTVSSTTEFVFNTNFNSTSLILNGNATIQSSILSLTNDSTTFSLGRALYSHKVRTKLANSSSPLPFSTSFVFSLSPVEDLQPGHGFAFVFLPFSDLTGASSAQNLGLFNLTNNGDPNNNILGIEFDVFKNQEFDDPNDNHVGVDINSLTSIRSEAAGHWTSSEDGEKFKELKLNNGANYQVWIDFLGSTINVTMAQAGVRKPHKPLISQEVDLSRVLLDDMFVGFSGATGQLVESHRILAWSFSNSNSSIGDALVTENLPSFVVSEASVVESKGFKVGISVGGFLVICCGVLVYVIFMKTKQRKGDEETEDIEVWESEFWPHRIDYQEIRKATEGFSEKNVIGTGGIGKVYKGALAGEEVAVKRISHQGGHGMREFLAEVSSLGRLKHRNLVGLRGWCKKEKGNLILVYDYMKNGSLDKRLFDCNETMMLSWEERKKVLKDVACGLLYLHEGWEAKILHRDIKASNVLLDKDMNARLGDFGLARMHHPGELNGTTTQVVGTAGYMAPEVVQTGRASAEIDVFGFGILVLEVVCGRRPIEAGKPGLVDWIWTLMERGGVIHGVDGRLKSKGGYNPDEVERFLRLGLLCAYPEPRGRPTMRQVMQLLEGATYLGTDKSEGQEGEGIEVNLLHNMVTASMWSTRHMERRGRGHPAFEDIKESLCSSSSLFASDIIRIGR from the coding sequence ATGCACGTTGCCCTCAATGCATTTCCTTATTCAACAAGAACAATGATTCTTCTCTGTAAGCTAGCTCTGATGTCTTCTCGACCTATTCCCTTTCTCTCCCTTAAGATTTCAACCATACTTATACAGATAGCACTAATCCTCAGCTGCTTATCAAACACAGTTTCATCCACCACTGAGTTCGTCTTCAACACCAACTTCAACTCCACCAGCCTCATTCTCAATGGAAACGCCACAATCCAATCCTCCATCCTCAGCCtcacaaatgattcaacaACATTCTCTCTGGGACGTGCTCTGTACAGTCACAAAGTCCGAACAAAGCTCGCCAACTCTTCATCTCCACTTCCTTTCTCGACCTCCTTCGTATTCTCCCTTTCACCTGTGGAAGACCTCCAGCCCGGCCATGGTTTTGCCTTTGTGTTCTTGCCCTTTTCCGATTTAACTGGCGCCAGTTCTGCTCAGAATTTGGGTTTATTCAACTTGACCAACAATGGTGACCCCAATAACAATATCCTTGGTATTGAATTTGATGTGTTCAAGAACCAAGAATTTGATGATCCTAATGATAACCATGTTGGTGTGGATATCAACTCGCTCACGTCTATTCGCTCAGAGGCTGCAGGGCATTGGACCAGTAGTGAGGATGGTGAGAAGTTCAAGGAGTTGAAGCTCAACAATGGGGCCAATTACCAAGTGTGGATTGATTTTCTGGGTTCTACTATTAATGTGACTATGGCTCAAGCTGGTGTTAGAAAGCCTCACAAGCCATTGATCAGTCAGGAAGTTGATCTATCTAGGGTCCTTTTGGACGACATGTTTGTGGGTTTTAGTGGAGCAACTGGGCAGTTGGTAGAAAGCCATAGGATATTGGCTTGGAGTTTTAGTAATTCGAATTCTTCAATCGGTGATGCTTTGGTCACTGAGAATCTGCCTTCGTTTGTTGTTTCAGAGGCCTCTGTTGTTGAATCAAAAGGGTTTAAAGTAGGAATTAGTGTTGGTGGTTTCTTGGTCATTTGCTGTGGTGTTTTggtttatgtgatttttatGAAGACCAAACAAAGGAAAGGGGATGAAGAAACAGAGGACATTGAAGTATGGGAATCAGAGTTTTGGCCACACCGGATTGATTATCAAGAGATTCGAAAGGCGACGGAGGGATTTTCAGAGAAAAATGTGATCGGAACTGGAGGGATAGGGAAGGTCTATAAAGGGGCGTTGGCAGGAGAAGAAGTGGCAGTTAAAAGAATATCACACCAAGGTGGTCATGGGATGAGAGAGTTCTTGGCTGAGGTATCAAGCTTAGGAAGACTGAAGCATAGAAATTTAGTGGGATTGAGAGGCTGGTGCAAGAAAGAGAAGGGCAACCTGATATTGGTTTATGATTACATGAAAAATGGTAGCTTAGATAAGAGGCTATTTGATTGCAACGAGACAATGATGTTGAGCTgggaagagagaaaaaaggTCCTAAAAGATGTGGCTTGCGGTTTATTGTATCTGCATGAAGGTTGGGAAGCTAAGATTTTGCATAGAGACATCAAGGCAAGCAATGTGCTGCTTGATAAGGACATGAATGCAAGGTTGGGGGACTTCGGGTTGGCCCGAATGCACCATCCAGGTGAACTCAATGGCACAACGACACAAGTTGTTGGTACAGCGGGTTACATGGCACCAGAAGTGGTTCAAACAGGGCGAGCCTCAGCTGAGATAGATGTGTTTGGTTTTGGCATATTGGTGCTAGAAGTGGTCTGTGGAAGGAGGCCAATTGAAGCAGGGAAGCCGGGGCTGGTCGACTGGATTTGGACATTGATGGAAAGAGGGGGAGTGATTCATGGTGTTGATGGGCGGCTGAAGAGTAAAGGTGGATACAACCCTGATGAGGTTGAGAGGTTTCTTCGATTGGGTTTGTTGTGTGCATATCCTGAGCCTCGTGGTCGTCCAACAATGAGGCAAGTAATGCAATTGTTGGAGGGGGCAACATATTTAGGCACAGATAAGTCTGAAGGACAAGAAGGGGAAGGAATAGAAGTTAACTTGCTGCACAATATGGTAACAGCCTCAATGTGGTCTACTCGTCATATGGAGCGGAGAGGAAGGGGACACCCTGCATTTGAAGATATTAAAGAATCTCTatgttcttcttcatcattgtTTGCATCGGACATTATTCGAATTGGTAGATGA